A region from the Lolium perenne isolate Kyuss_39 chromosome 4, Kyuss_2.0, whole genome shotgun sequence genome encodes:
- the LOC127294411 gene encoding factor of DNA methylation 1 yields the protein MGSAMDCSSDESSELSDTDVDDYAEKVYMDLKSGKLVARLGTDRFRCPFCPGKKKLDYCYNELLQHAIGVGASNRAAKVKANHQALANLLKTDHADAAGSLPSRQAEALFNPPKPVQDQELFVYPWMGILANVPAEQTEKGGATVMQQLDHFRPSRLDAVHCSNGYTGYLVVHFHKDWIGFKDALAFHNYYKSHHLGKMNWNEAARKGKYIFGWLAKEEDYSSDDPVGKFLSERGELKTVPELQLELSQKTETIITNLTNQISAKSKYLLELECKCNQMDLALQRAMEDTDSLHQRYNEEMRNMQSAAREHSRRIVQETDQLRKQLDEKEHGIKRRSKQLREIVAQTDMERRELENERKKNDVQNDSLHMARIEQKKANESVRILVEKHKKEKEAALKEILMLEKKLDEKQKLELDIEQLRGKLKVVKHMEGEGVDVKKLTEELTKKLDERMEAMEHLDQLNQALIIKERMTNDELQDAKKELKKGLGDLLNPNSNIGIKRMGELDEKPFLRACNERYGEEAETKALEFCSLWQDNLRDANWHPFKVVTTGETAKQIINEGDEKLVGLKEQLGEEVYKAVTVALLEINEYNASGSYVVSELWNNKENKKASIGEVVEHILKQWKVQKRKR from the exons ATGGG GTCTGCCATGGACTGCAGTTCCGATGAGTCATCAGAGCTAAGTGATACAGATGTTGATGACTATGCTGAGAAGGTGTACATGGACCTGAAGTCCGGCAAGCTTGTGGCTAGACTAGGCACTGACAGGTTTAGATGCCCTTTCTGCCCCGGGAAGAAGAAGCTGGACTACTGTTACAATGAGCTACTTCAGCATGCCATTGGGGTGGGTGCATCCAATCGCGCTGCCAAGGTGAAGGCAAACCACCAGGCCCTGGCCAATCTTCTCAAGACTGATCATGCTGATGCGGCAGGCTCATTGCCGTCGCGACAAGCTGAAGCACTGTTTAATCCTCCTAAGCCTGTGCAAGATCAAGAGCTGTTTGTTTATCCTTGGATGGGCATTCTTGCCAATGTTCCAGCAGAGCAAACAGAGAAAGGTGGAGCCACTGTGATGCAGCAGCTAGATCATTTCAGACCCTCGCGGTTAGATGCTGTGCATTGTTCTAATGGGTACACTGGATATCTGGTTGTTCACTTTCACAAGGATTGGATTGGATTTAAGGATGCCTTGGCATTCCATAACTACTATAAATCACATCATTTGGGTAAAATGAACTGGAATGAGGCAGCTCGGAAGGGAAAGTATATTTTTGGTTGGCTGGCAAAAGAAGAGGATTACAGTTCAGATGATCCAGTTGGTAAGTTCTTGTCAGAAAGAGGTGAGCTGAAGACAGTGCCTGAACTGCAACTTGAGCTATCCCAGAAGACTGAGACTATCATAACTAATTTGACAAACCAGATTAGTGCTAAGAGCAAGTATTTATTGGAACTTGAGTGCAAGTGTAATCAGATGGATCTCGCTCTTCAAAGGGCCATGGAGGACACTGACTCACTGCACCAACGTTACAATGAAG AAATGCGAAATATGCAGTCTGCTGCCCGTGAACATTCAcggagaattgttcaagagacTGATCAGCTGAGAAAGCAATTGGATGAGAAAGAGCATGGCATCAAAAGGAGATCCAAGCAACTAAGGGAGATAGTTGCTCAAACTGACATGGAAAGAAGAGAGCTGGAAaatgagaggaaaaag AATGATGTTCAAAATGATTCCCTCCATATGGCAAGAATTGAGCAAAAGAAAGCCAATGAAAGTGTGCGAATTCTTGTTGAGAAACATAAG AAAGAGAAGGAAGCTGCTTTGAAAGAAATCCTGATGTTAGAGAAGAAGCtggatgagaagcaaaagcttgagCTGGATATAGAACAGCTTAGAGGCAAACTGAAGGTGGTGAAACACATGGAGGGAGAGGGTGTTGATGTGAAGAAACTTACTGAAGAGCTGACCAAGAAACTAGATGAAAGAATGGAGGCCATGGAACACTTGGATCAGCTAAATCAAGCTCTGATCATCAAAGAGAGGATGACCAATGATGAACTGCAAGATGCAAAGAAAGAACTGAAGAAG GGCTTGGGTGATTTGTTAAACCCTAACAGCAACATTGGAATCAAGAGGATGGGTGAACTGGATGAGAAGCCGTTTCTTAGAGCTTGCAACGAAAGATACGGCGAAGAGGCTGAAACAAAAGCTCTTGAATTCTGCTCATTGTGGCAAGATAATCTCAGGGATGCTAATTGGCATCCTTTCAAGGTAGTGACCACAGGTGAAACAGCCAAG CAAATCATCAACGAAGGTGACGAAAAGCTGGTGGGCTTGAAGGAGCAGCTCGGAGAAGAGGTCTACAAAGCTGTGACCGTGGCGCTACTGGAGATCAATGAGTACAACGCCAGCGGCAGCTACGTGGTCTCTGAGCTGTGGAACAACAAAGAGAACAAAAAGGCCAGCATTGGGGAAGTCGTGGAGCACATTCTCAAGCAATGGAAGGTTCAGAAACGAAAGAGGTGA
- the LOC127294413 gene encoding cyclin-dependent kinase B1-1 codes for MEKYEKLEKVGEGTYGKVYKAQDKATGQLVALKKTRLEMDEEGIPPTALREISLLRLLSSSMYVVRLLAVEQATKGGQAGGKAVLYLVFEFLDTDLKKFVDAYRRGPAPKPLPTEVVKSFLYQLCKGIAHCHGHGVLHRDLKPQNILVDKEKMILKIADLGLSRAFTVPMKSYTHEIVTLWYRAPEVLLGATHYSTGVDIWSIGCIFAEMVRRQALFPGDSELQQLLHIFRLLGTPTEENWPGVTHLRDWHEYPGWKSQNLTRVVPTLEPEGVDLLTKMLQFDPASRISAKAAMEHPYFDSLDKSQF; via the exons ATGGAGAAGTACGAGAAGCTGGAGAAGGTCGGGGAGGGCACCTACGGGAAGGTGTACAAGGCGCAGGACAAGGCGACGGGCCAGCTGGTGGCGCTCAAGAAGACCCGCCTGGAGATGGACGAGGAAGGGATCCCGCCCACCGCGCTCCGCGAGATctccctcctccgcctcctctccAGCTCCATGTACGTCGTCCGCCTCCTCGCCGTCGAGCAGGctaccaagggcggccaagccggGGGCAAGGCCGTACTCTACCTCGTCTTCGAGTTCCTCGACACCGACCTCAAGAAGTTCGTCGACGCCTACCGCCGCGGGCCCGCCCCCAAGCCGCTCCCCACGGAGGTCGTCAAG AGTTTCCTGTACCAGTTATGCAAAGGAATTGCACACTGCCATGGCCATGGTGTCCTTCATCG GGATTTAAAGCCACAGAATATATTGGTTGACAAGGAGAAGATGATTCTGAAAATTGCAGATCTTGGGTTAAGTAGAGCTTTTACTGTTCCTATGAAAAGCTACACCCATGAG ATTGTGACACTTTGGTATAGAGCtcccgaagtattgcttggagctACACATTACTCAACGGGTGTTGATATTTGGTCAATTGGATGCATCTTTG CTGAGATGGTCAGAAGACAGGCTCTTTTCCCTGGTGACTCTGAGTTACAACAGCTGCTTCACATTTTCAG GCTGTTGGGAACTCCTACTGAGGAGAATTGGCCTGGAGTGACTCATCTGAGGGACTGGCATGAGTATCCAGGGTGGAAATCACAGAATTTGACTCGTGTAGTCCCGACACTGGAACCGGAAGGGGTCGACCTGCTAACG AAAATGCTCCAGTTCGATCCGGCAAGCAGGATATCAGCCAAAGCTGCGATGGAGCATCCCTACTTCGACAGCCTTGACAAGTCCCAGTTCTAG